A stretch of the Nitratifractor salsuginis DSM 16511 genome encodes the following:
- a CDS encoding AAA family ATPase, with protein MVEETFEAPTPKEAYALAKAKYPHLERLELLQARQREDRDGKLSAEITVAVPEEAYLESLGMSEEEELIREIQELQDQMHRMKAAAGLTTAEDEKVQKVLSLLESKGLRREWLEAHLEPVLGTPVAADEALLLSYLLEEIDEGLEVVPEELSTPRVMMMVGPTGVGKTTTIAKLAARYSYLLDREYKVALINLDTWRAGAYEQLDNFARILHLEHRRAERIEEFAQHLDALKDYDVVLVDTAGISPYDTDRLIKTIEFLKSVQNREITTSLVISATAKYEDIREIYEHFNFIRVDNAIVTKFDETQRVGDLIAFLTEKHLPVSYISTGQKVPDDLLPASKERILEAFTGELHA; from the coding sequence ATGGTAGAAGAGACCTTTGAAGCCCCTACCCCCAAAGAGGCTTATGCCCTGGCGAAGGCCAAATATCCCCACTTGGAGCGTCTGGAGCTTCTGCAGGCGCGTCAACGCGAAGACCGTGACGGCAAGCTCTCGGCTGAGATTACGGTCGCCGTGCCCGAAGAGGCTTATCTGGAGAGCCTGGGGATGAGTGAAGAGGAGGAGCTGATCCGGGAGATCCAGGAGCTTCAGGATCAGATGCATCGGATGAAAGCGGCGGCGGGCCTGACGACGGCTGAAGATGAAAAGGTCCAAAAGGTCCTGAGCCTTTTGGAGTCCAAAGGCTTGCGCCGGGAGTGGCTCGAAGCGCATCTGGAGCCGGTGCTGGGGACTCCGGTGGCCGCCGACGAAGCACTGCTGCTGAGCTATCTCCTCGAAGAGATCGACGAGGGCCTGGAGGTGGTCCCCGAAGAGCTTTCGACTCCCCGGGTGATGATGATGGTGGGGCCCACCGGCGTGGGCAAGACCACCACCATCGCCAAACTGGCCGCCCGATACAGTTATTTGCTGGATCGGGAATACAAGGTGGCGCTGATCAACCTGGACACCTGGCGGGCGGGGGCCTATGAACAACTGGACAATTTCGCGAGGATCCTCCACCTGGAGCATCGCAGAGCGGAGCGGATCGAAGAGTTCGCTCAGCATCTCGACGCGTTGAAAGATTACGATGTGGTGCTGGTGGATACGGCGGGGATCTCTCCTTACGATACCGACCGGCTCATCAAAACCATTGAATTTCTCAAAAGTGTGCAGAACCGGGAAATTACGACGAGCCTGGTGATCTCTGCGACGGCCAAGTACGAAGACATCCGGGAGATCTATGAACATTTCAACTTCATCCGGGTAGACAATGCCATCGTCACCAAATTCGACGAGACCCAACGGGTGGGGGATCTCATCGCCTTTTTGACCGAAAAGCATCTGCCGGTGAGTTACATCAGCACGGGGCAGAAGGTCCCCGACGACCTACTTCCGGCGAGCAAAGAGCGGATACTCGAAGCCTTCACGGGGGAGCTCCATGCTTGA
- the folK gene encoding 2-amino-4-hydroxy-6-hydroxymethyldihydropteridine diphosphokinase, producing MAVLRKRIGPGLTLLRTELFPCRLPAQTLRRGEREAWIGIGGNLGDVPRRFEHLRHALARSSGIRVLECSPILINPPFGYLEQPDFYNAVLRIATTLSPMELLRRLQGIERRFGRVRTFKDAPRTLDLDILFYGEQRVDLPDLQIPHPHWQDRDSVRLPLSWMRSRLPLRAIRKLKRRRGEADTAP from the coding sequence ATGGCGGTTCTGCGCAAGAGAATCGGCCCCGGGCTGACCCTTTTGCGCACCGAGCTTTTTCCCTGCCGCCTCCCGGCCCAAACGCTCCGCCGCGGTGAACGGGAAGCCTGGATCGGGATCGGGGGGAACCTGGGGGATGTGCCGCGGCGTTTCGAGCATCTCCGGCATGCCCTGGCCCGCTCGTCCGGGATCAGGGTGCTGGAGTGTTCTCCGATTCTGATCAATCCCCCCTTCGGATACCTGGAACAACCCGATTTTTACAATGCGGTGCTGCGCATCGCCACGACGCTGAGCCCGATGGAGCTTCTGCGGCGGCTTCAGGGGATCGAACGCCGTTTCGGACGTGTCCGAACTTTCAAGGATGCGCCGAGGACCCTGGACCTGGATATCCTCTTTTACGGGGAGCAACGGGTCGACCTTCCCGATCTTCAGATCCCCCACCCACACTGGCAGGATCGGGATTCGGTGCGCTTGCCGCTAAGCTGGATGAGAAGCAGGCTCCCCCTGCGAGCGATCAGGAAGCTGAAAAGGAGAAGAGGCGAGGCCGATACGGCCCCCTAG
- a CDS encoding M24 family metallopeptidase — protein MKNILLRDESALYYECGYSCDNAIYLQLGDEAWFFTDGRYGVEAREAVRGAEVVVAWDILAAAAKRLKRSKVKRCAYDPKEWDCYAFGRLQAAGDIRWKAEPDWSHRKRIIKRPEEIELLAKAARLGAKSFDKIAKAFSKEGFGEDERSLHFLAERILRKEGKRELSFDPIVAIGPNAAKPHALPTRRKLKKGDLLLVDAGIKYKRYCSDRTRTARVVKGFDFGTLQRFKSRKMQRAYDTVLKAHDKAIEKARSGMEARKVDALARDVIEKAGFGEYFVHSTGHGVGLDIHEMPYISSRSRTRIEDGMVFTVEPGIYLPGAFGIRIEDMVVMRHGRAEIL, from the coding sequence GTGAAAAACATCCTCCTGCGTGATGAGAGCGCTCTCTACTACGAGTGCGGCTACAGCTGCGACAACGCGATCTATCTGCAGCTGGGGGATGAAGCATGGTTTTTCACCGACGGCCGCTACGGCGTCGAAGCCAGGGAGGCGGTTCGGGGGGCCGAGGTGGTCGTCGCCTGGGATATCCTGGCTGCCGCGGCCAAGCGTTTGAAGAGATCGAAGGTCAAACGCTGTGCCTACGATCCTAAAGAGTGGGATTGCTACGCTTTCGGGCGTCTGCAGGCTGCCGGCGATATCCGCTGGAAAGCCGAGCCGGACTGGTCCCACCGCAAACGGATCATCAAACGCCCCGAAGAGATCGAGCTGCTGGCCAAAGCGGCCCGTCTGGGGGCCAAATCCTTCGACAAAATCGCCAAAGCCTTCAGCAAAGAAGGCTTCGGCGAAGATGAACGGAGCCTCCATTTCCTGGCGGAGCGGATCTTGCGCAAGGAGGGCAAACGGGAGTTGAGCTTCGACCCCATCGTCGCCATCGGCCCCAACGCTGCCAAACCCCACGCCCTGCCCACCAGGCGCAAGCTCAAAAAAGGCGACCTGCTCCTGGTGGACGCCGGGATCAAATACAAGCGCTACTGCTCCGACCGCACCCGGACCGCCCGGGTGGTCAAAGGTTTCGATTTCGGGACCCTCCAGAGATTCAAATCCCGGAAGATGCAAAGGGCTTACGATACGGTCCTCAAAGCCCATGACAAGGCGATTGAAAAGGCCCGCAGCGGGATGGAAGCCCGCAAAGTGGACGCTCTGGCCCGCGACGTGATCGAAAAGGCGGGCTTCGGGGAGTATTTCGTCCACTCCACCGGCCACGGCGTGGGTCTGGATATCCACGAGATGCCCTACATCTCCTCCCGGAGCCGCACCCGGATCGAGGATGGGATGGTTTTTACCGTCGAGCCGGGGATCTACCTGCCCGGAGCGTTCGGGATCCGGATCGAGGATATGGTGGTGATGCGCCACGGCCGGGCGGAGATCCTCTAG
- the aroQ gene encoding type II 3-dehydroquinate dehydratase has product MKVVVIQGPNLNMLGVREQHIYGPMKLEQIHEQMKRFAQENGLEIEFFQSNLEGEIVDRIQECMGDAQGIIINPAAYSHTSIAIRDALAAVQIPAIEVHLTNIHAREEFRRKSITAEVCAGVIAGMGPFGYHLAMIGITQIMNEIKAAQEAQKQMQQQG; this is encoded by the coding sequence ATGAAAGTTGTCGTCATTCAAGGTCCCAATCTCAATATGCTCGGTGTCAGAGAGCAGCACATCTACGGTCCCATGAAACTGGAGCAGATCCACGAGCAGATGAAACGTTTCGCCCAGGAGAACGGCCTGGAGATCGAGTTTTTCCAGAGCAATCTCGAAGGGGAAATCGTCGACCGGATCCAGGAATGTATGGGGGATGCCCAGGGGATCATCATCAACCCTGCTGCCTACAGCCACACTTCCATCGCCATCCGTGACGCCCTGGCGGCGGTACAGATCCCGGCGATCGAAGTCCATCTGACCAACATCCACGCCCGCGAAGAGTTCCGCCGCAAGTCGATTACGGCGGAGGTCTGCGCCGGAGTGATCGCCGGTATGGGGCCCTTCGGCTACCATCTGGCTATGATCGGGATCACCCAGATCATGAACGAGATCAAAGCGGCCCAGGAGGCCCAGAAGCAGATGCAGCAGCAGGGCTGA
- the mqnF gene encoding aminofutalosine deaminase family hydrolase encodes MVTILQAEYIYTPDGYRKEAAVAFDEKILALDTPQALRERYPEASFIDAGSDTILYPGFINVHTHLEYSANKTRLEYGEFMRWLESVIRERDELVNEADNALMEAACRQMLRDGITSFGAVSTFGTDLEVCRRVPQRVVYFNEIIGSNPAAIDVLYEDFLQRLAASRDTRPEERITPAVAIHAPHSVHPVAVRRAVGIAREDGLPLSCHFLESPEEREWLEKAEGGFKPFFKNYLKSERPVTGIEEFLSHFDGYPSLFVHAVQTTEEERGYLAEQGHHVAHCPRSNRLLGCGRYPLEDRRVPVALATDGLSSNWSLSLFDEMRAALMLHHQAPLRELSELLIRAVTSEAARSVRSDAGRITPDAPADFALIRLPQRLERMEDLALQTILHTQNAERVWIAGEEQILD; translated from the coding sequence ATGGTTACGATCCTCCAGGCTGAATACATTTATACCCCTGACGGGTACCGCAAAGAGGCGGCGGTGGCTTTCGATGAAAAGATCCTGGCGCTCGATACCCCGCAGGCTCTCCGGGAGCGCTATCCCGAAGCCTCCTTCATCGATGCGGGAAGCGACACGATCCTCTATCCCGGCTTCATCAATGTCCATACCCACCTGGAATACTCTGCCAACAAAACGCGGCTGGAGTACGGGGAATTCATGCGCTGGCTCGAGAGCGTGATCCGGGAACGCGACGAGCTGGTCAACGAAGCGGACAACGCCCTGATGGAAGCCGCCTGCCGTCAAATGCTCCGCGACGGGATCACCTCTTTCGGGGCGGTCTCCACCTTCGGGACCGACCTGGAGGTCTGCCGCCGGGTTCCCCAGCGGGTGGTCTATTTCAACGAGATCATCGGCTCCAACCCCGCCGCTATCGACGTGCTCTACGAGGATTTCCTCCAGCGTCTGGCCGCCTCCCGTGACACCCGGCCCGAAGAGCGCATCACTCCGGCCGTAGCGATCCATGCCCCCCACTCCGTCCACCCCGTCGCCGTCCGCCGCGCCGTCGGGATCGCCAGGGAGGATGGGCTGCCCCTTTCGTGCCATTTTCTCGAATCTCCCGAGGAGCGCGAGTGGCTCGAAAAAGCGGAAGGGGGCTTCAAACCCTTCTTCAAAAACTATCTCAAAAGCGAGCGGCCCGTCACCGGTATCGAGGAGTTTCTCTCCCATTTCGACGGTTACCCCAGTCTTTTCGTCCATGCGGTACAGACCACCGAAGAGGAGCGGGGATACCTGGCCGAACAGGGGCACCATGTGGCTCACTGCCCCCGCTCCAACCGGCTGCTGGGTTGCGGCCGCTATCCTCTGGAGGACCGCCGGGTCCCTGTGGCCCTGGCTACCGATGGGCTGAGCTCCAACTGGTCGCTGAGCCTCTTTGACGAGATGCGCGCGGCGTTGATGCTCCACCACCAGGCCCCTCTTCGTGAACTCTCGGAGCTTCTGATCCGCGCCGTCACCTCCGAAGCGGCCCGATCCGTCCGAAGCGACGCCGGCCGCATCACCCCCGATGCCCCTGCCGATTTCGCCCTGATCCGTCTCCCCCAGCGTTTGGAGCGAATGGAAGATTTGGCCCTTCAAACCATCCTCCACACCCAAAACGCCGAACGGGTCTGGATCGCCGGGGAAGAACAGATCCTCGATTGA
- a CDS encoding YeeE/YedE thiosulfate transporter family protein, with protein MEKKYWNPYFGGVVLGTLLFLTFAIASQGFGASGTFSRATAQLLVDSDKSWLHNAYIASYFRHGDNALLNWTVVETIGIFLGGFVSALLAGRLMIRPDKAHNYPLAKRFLWALVGGMIIEFATRITRGCTSGQGLDGMATFSVGTWIFMFSVFGAALIFSPFFRKQWVDDSQGGE; from the coding sequence ATGGAGAAAAAATATTGGAATCCCTACTTTGGCGGGGTCGTTCTGGGCACGCTGCTCTTTCTGACCTTCGCCATCGCTTCCCAGGGGTTCGGCGCCAGCGGGACCTTTTCCCGGGCGACGGCCCAGCTGCTGGTCGACAGCGACAAGAGCTGGCTTCATAACGCCTACATCGCCAGCTACTTCCGCCACGGAGACAATGCCCTGCTCAACTGGACGGTCGTGGAGACTATCGGAATCTTCCTCGGCGGTTTTGTTAGCGCCCTGCTGGCAGGCCGTCTGATGATCCGCCCCGACAAGGCGCACAACTACCCTCTCGCCAAACGCTTTCTCTGGGCCCTGGTCGGAGGCATGATCATCGAATTCGCCACCCGGATCACCCGGGGCTGCACCAGCGGCCAGGGGCTCGACGGAATGGCTACCTTCTCGGTAGGGACCTGGATCTTCATGTTCTCCGTTTTCGGTGCGGCACTGATCTTCTCACCCTTTTTCCGCAAACAATGGGTCGACGATTCCCAGGGAGGTGAGTGA
- a CDS encoding YeeE/YedE thiosulfate transporter family protein: MNDLILPLYKNGFLTPEANFFFAIVMGFAFGFVLERTGFTRAQHIADTFYFRNLAVPKIMGVTVITATTWFILFAWMGWIDLNALFTPSTYVWPYVVGGIIFGFGMVMSGYCPGTAVAGLGSGKSDALVFLLGLFGGAFIYFLLYPLISGFVSSGNLGVLKLHDLFGGNEYTSYILTVALETGIIGFLMLLQTLTNKGEK, encoded by the coding sequence ATGAACGATCTGATCCTTCCTCTCTATAAAAACGGCTTTCTCACACCGGAAGCCAACTTCTTTTTCGCCATCGTCATGGGCTTCGCCTTCGGTTTTGTCCTGGAGCGCACCGGCTTCACCCGCGCCCAGCACATCGCCGACACCTTCTACTTCAGAAACCTGGCGGTGCCCAAGATCATGGGGGTCACCGTCATTACGGCGACGACCTGGTTCATCCTCTTCGCCTGGATGGGATGGATCGATCTCAACGCCCTCTTCACCCCCTCTACCTATGTCTGGCCCTATGTCGTGGGCGGCATCATTTTCGGCTTCGGAATGGTGATGTCGGGGTACTGTCCGGGAACCGCTGTCGCAGGCCTGGGAAGCGGCAAGAGCGATGCCCTGGTCTTCCTGCTGGGTCTCTTTGGAGGAGCTTTCATCTATTTCCTCCTCTATCCCCTGATCTCGGGCTTCGTCAGCTCGGGCAACCTCGGTGTCCTGAAGCTCCACGATCTCTTCGGAGGCAACGAATACACCTCCTACATCCTGACCGTAGCCCTGGAGACAGGAATCATCGGCTTCCTGATGCTTTTGCAAACATTGACCAACAAAGGAGAGAAATAA
- the ccsA gene encoding cytochrome c biogenesis protein CcsA, with amino-acid sequence MRPVFNFLFSIKTTLLLLAILGIGAAAATFIENDYGTSTARVLVYYSWWYIGALFLAGINLAGVIWRYRMWRHPPRFLFHSAFLLIGIGAATTHYFGQEGILHIREGKSENRMLTAEPYLQVTIHTPRGSWYQEFQKDFSAIGDNSFREIILFDGGKELTVQFVDYKFAKKGRATMGLLSVKVCYEGDCKVTRLVGRRGGKGFPKTLDFGDVKVTVEFGSKVVHLPFALKLRDFQLERYPGSMAPSSYASEVTVIDPKSGNFDYRIYMNHTLDHRGYKFFQSSYDQDERGTILSVNDDPGKWPTYLGYILLALGLLWNLFDPTSRFGKLVRYLRATAPFLALLVILGTGFLPVEAATPSDFERYLPGYRQGSAATAGNFGRLIVQSPMGRMEPVNSLDTQLLYKLHGSLSWKGMDQDQVLMGMLSRPELWRYARLLKVKSPKLRKVLGLPDGEKYAAFADAFEGKKGYKLKKYVEEANRIKPGERGTFEREVIALDEKLNVIYMVFYGNLYRIFPMPGDPHNTWYNPLEAMQKFAGKERATVEALTRHFIDAAAAGDWQAADRMVGQIRHYQQRYGASLIPPKEKIDAELLYNRLHLFPRLVGLYLLLGLVLILAGFAEILRENPGPWFRRIRLGAGAVLILLFALHTFGLGLRWYIAGHAPWSDAYESLLYISWSAMLAGLIFFRHSLLVLGATVMVAGIFLFTAHLSNINPQITNLVPVLKSYWLTLHVSVITASYGFLGLGALVGYIVLWLFILRNPAKRPQIDRAIRRLVAVDEAALILGLSMLTVGNFIGGVWANESWGRYWGWDPKETWAYVSIIVYTIVVHLRLIRRWDRPFILATASFLAFASVIMTYFGVNFYLSGMHSYASGEPVPIPGWVYAVTVAAIVTILLAWPKRDLGPVLRGGSSIKSPERFGKEV; translated from the coding sequence ATGAGACCTGTTTTTAACTTTCTTTTTTCCATCAAGACCACCTTGCTGCTGCTGGCGATCCTCGGGATCGGTGCCGCGGCGGCGACCTTTATCGAGAACGATTACGGGACCTCCACCGCCCGGGTGCTGGTCTACTACAGCTGGTGGTATATCGGGGCGCTCTTTCTGGCCGGGATCAACCTAGCCGGGGTCATCTGGCGCTACAGGATGTGGCGGCATCCGCCCCGTTTTCTCTTCCATTCCGCCTTTTTGCTCATCGGGATCGGGGCGGCGACGACTCACTACTTCGGCCAGGAGGGGATTCTCCACATTCGCGAGGGCAAAAGCGAAAATCGGATGCTGACTGCCGAGCCCTATCTGCAGGTAACGATCCATACACCCAGGGGGAGCTGGTACCAGGAGTTTCAAAAGGATTTCTCCGCTATCGGCGACAACAGTTTCAGGGAGATCATCCTCTTTGACGGGGGCAAAGAGCTGACGGTCCAATTTGTCGACTACAAGTTCGCCAAAAAGGGGCGTGCGACGATGGGGCTGCTGAGCGTGAAGGTCTGCTATGAGGGAGATTGCAAAGTGACCCGGTTGGTGGGGCGGCGGGGAGGCAAAGGTTTTCCCAAGACCCTCGATTTCGGCGACGTGAAGGTAACCGTGGAGTTCGGCTCCAAAGTGGTTCATCTTCCCTTTGCCCTGAAGTTGCGGGATTTTCAGCTGGAGCGCTATCCCGGTTCGATGGCACCCAGCTCCTACGCCAGCGAAGTGACGGTGATCGATCCGAAATCGGGAAATTTCGACTACCGGATCTATATGAACCATACCCTGGACCATCGGGGCTACAAGTTTTTCCAGAGCTCCTACGATCAGGATGAGCGGGGGACGATCCTCAGCGTCAACGACGATCCGGGCAAATGGCCCACCTATCTGGGATACATTCTCCTGGCCCTGGGGCTGCTATGGAACCTCTTCGATCCTACGTCCCGTTTCGGAAAGCTGGTCCGCTACCTGAGAGCGACGGCACCGTTTCTGGCACTTTTGGTGATCCTGGGCACAGGTTTTTTGCCTGTCGAGGCGGCGACTCCGTCCGATTTCGAGCGCTACCTGCCGGGCTATCGTCAGGGCTCCGCGGCGACGGCTGGGAACTTCGGCCGGCTGATCGTCCAGTCCCCTATGGGGAGGATGGAGCCGGTCAACTCCCTCGATACCCAGCTGCTCTACAAACTCCACGGCAGCCTCTCCTGGAAGGGGATGGATCAGGACCAGGTGTTGATGGGGATGCTCAGCCGCCCCGAACTTTGGCGCTACGCCAGACTCCTCAAGGTCAAATCACCGAAACTCCGTAAAGTCCTGGGGCTTCCCGACGGAGAGAAATACGCCGCCTTCGCCGATGCTTTCGAGGGGAAAAAGGGTTACAAACTCAAGAAATATGTGGAAGAGGCCAACCGGATCAAGCCGGGGGAGCGGGGGACCTTCGAGCGGGAAGTGATTGCCTTGGACGAGAAGCTCAACGTCATCTATATGGTCTTTTACGGCAACCTCTACCGGATCTTCCCGATGCCGGGCGATCCCCACAACACCTGGTACAATCCCCTGGAGGCAATGCAGAAATTCGCCGGAAAAGAGCGTGCCACAGTGGAGGCGCTCACCCGCCATTTCATCGACGCTGCGGCAGCGGGGGATTGGCAGGCGGCCGACCGGATGGTCGGGCAGATCCGCCACTACCAGCAGCGCTACGGAGCCTCCCTCATCCCGCCCAAAGAGAAGATTGACGCAGAGCTTCTTTACAACCGGCTCCATCTCTTTCCTCGGCTGGTGGGCCTTTATCTGCTGCTGGGGCTGGTGCTGATCCTGGCGGGCTTCGCCGAGATATTGCGGGAGAACCCCGGACCCTGGTTCCGGAGGATCCGGTTGGGTGCCGGGGCGGTGTTGATCCTTCTCTTTGCCCTGCACACCTTCGGCCTGGGGCTGCGCTGGTACATCGCCGGGCACGCTCCCTGGAGTGATGCCTACGAGTCGCTTCTCTACATCTCCTGGTCGGCGATGCTGGCGGGGCTGATCTTCTTCCGCCATTCGCTGCTGGTATTGGGCGCGACGGTGATGGTGGCGGGGATTTTTCTCTTCACGGCGCATCTGAGCAACATCAATCCCCAGATCACCAACCTCGTCCCGGTGCTCAAATCCTACTGGCTGACGCTCCACGTCTCGGTGATCACCGCCAGCTACGGCTTCCTGGGGCTGGGGGCGCTGGTCGGCTACATCGTGCTCTGGCTTTTTATCCTGCGCAACCCGGCCAAGCGTCCCCAAATCGACCGGGCGATCCGCCGGCTGGTCGCCGTGGATGAGGCCGCGCTGATCCTCGGCCTCTCGATGTTGACGGTGGGCAACTTCATCGGCGGTGTCTGGGCCAACGAATCCTGGGGCCGCTACTGGGGCTGGGACCCCAAGGAGACCTGGGCCTATGTCAGTATCATCGTCTATACCATCGTCGTTCATCTACGCCTGATCCGCCGATGGGACCGTCCCTTTATCCTGGCGACTGCCTCCTTCCTCGCTTTCGCTTCGGTGATCATGACCTATTTCGGGGTTAATTTCTATCTCAGCGGAATGCACTCTTATGCCTCGGGTGAACCGGTGCCCATTCCCGGCTGGGTCTATGCGGTCACCGTTGCCGCCATCGTAACCATCCTGTTGGCCTGGCCCAAAAGGGATCTGGGACCTGTACTGAGGGGAGGGTCGTCTATAAAATCGCCGGAAAGGTTTGGGAAAGAAGTTTAA
- a CDS encoding thioredoxin family protein, with protein MKKFFALLFLASSLLFAGGSESNTTAATPEKSEGIVKFSKTIPYTGRPIMLIFDSHTCPYCDKMKRELNEDPTLNRIAQDFDIYRIPRDDQFAYTVLGVPTTTQNLQMLYKVKVTPYVVLLNPKGKTMWKLPGYVKPYVLGKIMEFVEGVDKGTYKKEQWKEYLRKNGII; from the coding sequence ATGAAAAAGTTCTTCGCACTTCTCTTTCTAGCCTCATCCCTCCTTTTTGCCGGGGGAAGCGAGAGTAACACGACGGCGGCGACTCCGGAAAAATCGGAAGGAATCGTCAAATTCTCCAAGACGATCCCCTATACCGGCCGTCCGATCATGCTGATCTTCGATTCACACACCTGCCCCTACTGCGATAAGATGAAACGGGAGCTCAACGAGGATCCGACGCTGAACAGGATCGCCCAGGATTTCGATATCTACCGCATCCCCCGCGACGATCAATTCGCCTATACGGTCCTCGGCGTTCCCACGACGACCCAAAACCTCCAGATGCTCTACAAGGTCAAAGTGACCCCCTACGTGGTCCTCCTCAACCCCAAAGGCAAAACGATGTGGAAGCTTCCCGGTTACGTCAAACCCTACGTTCTGGGAAAGATTATGGAGTTTGTCGAAGGGGTCGACAAAGGGACGTATAAAAAAGAGCAGTGGAAAGAGTATCTGCGGAAAAATGGAATAATCTGA
- a CDS encoding thioredoxin family protein — protein MKTIAIALSLSALLLSGCGEHKSEAKVLKEAPAPTLQEPAMPSETQQKTSPKSKMQKAEAPKARLSKFYRIFKDGAKIAPEGKPMLLVFGQPADPYTQKLQADVVEHPELAEAIREDVTPIYIDALAQKRHKFMHNGEAMEVDTKTLVGIYHIDATPTLIFTDEKGRSIFIVPGYMPPKQFEVTLQFVKEGAWKGKDRKNGEVYKALKAYYDAHGIKVGGPKK, from the coding sequence GTGAAAACGATAGCCATCGCCCTTTCCCTATCCGCACTGTTGCTCTCCGGCTGCGGTGAACACAAGAGTGAAGCCAAAGTACTCAAGGAGGCGCCGGCACCGACTCTCCAGGAGCCCGCTATGCCTTCTGAGACGCAGCAAAAGACGTCGCCCAAATCGAAAATGCAAAAGGCGGAGGCTCCCAAAGCCCGGCTCTCGAAGTTCTATCGAATCTTCAAAGACGGGGCCAAGATCGCGCCGGAGGGCAAACCGATGCTGCTGGTTTTCGGCCAGCCTGCCGACCCCTATACGCAGAAGCTCCAGGCAGATGTGGTGGAGCATCCCGAATTGGCCGAAGCGATCCGGGAGGATGTGACCCCGATCTATATCGATGCCCTGGCACAGAAACGGCACAAGTTTATGCACAACGGCGAAGCGATGGAGGTGGATACCAAGACCCTGGTCGGCATCTACCACATCGATGCGACACCGACACTGATCTTCACCGATGAAAAGGGTCGCTCGATCTTCATCGTCCCCGGCTATATGCCTCCCAAGCAGTTCGAAGTGACCCTGCAATTCGTCAAAGAGGGGGCCTGGAAGGGAAAAGACCGAAAAAACGGAGAGGTCTATAAAGCGCTGAAAGCCTATTACGATGCCCACGGCATCAAAGTGGGAGGTCCAAAAAAATGA
- a CDS encoding thioredoxin family protein, with translation MKRIVFALIFCLYLATGVAKGGELAWMSNLDDAKELALQEKKPIILFLHSRRCFYCPKMIEEVFPDPQLQKFLKENFILLSLDTATGSDSIEEETADQAPERFIVTMTPAFVFMGPREEKLYRKGKKHMIIYGYWKADELIKWGKEALKRFDKLYGDRYGRKSNEKP, from the coding sequence ATGAAACGGATCGTGTTTGCATTGATCTTCTGTCTCTACCTGGCAACGGGAGTGGCAAAGGGGGGAGAACTCGCCTGGATGAGCAATCTCGACGATGCCAAAGAGCTGGCACTCCAGGAGAAAAAACCGATCATCCTCTTTCTCCACTCCCGACGCTGTTTCTACTGTCCCAAGATGATCGAAGAGGTTTTCCCCGATCCCCAATTGCAGAAATTCCTGAAAGAGAATTTCATCCTCCTCTCTTTGGATACCGCCACCGGAAGTGACAGTATTGAAGAGGAGACCGCCGACCAGGCGCCTGAGCGTTTCATCGTGACGATGACACCGGCTTTTGTCTTCATGGGCCCCAGGGAGGAGAAACTCTACCGCAAAGGGAAAAAACACATGATCATTTACGGATATTGGAAAGCGGACGAATTGATCAAATGGGGCAAAGAGGCCCTCAAACGTTTTGACAAACTCTACGGTGATCGCTATGGGAGGAAAAGCAATGAAAAGCCTTGA
- a CDS encoding cytochrome c: protein MKSLEGFPAGRFLPAVSLALLLTGTITQARPRGTHVVKEKIGQQYYLKACSACHGAGKLGGNMATQAEWKELLDHHAKELIELHEGEENTTEVIKYLKSPRFGKEHDRLLKFLQEFANDSESIPTCY, encoded by the coding sequence ATGAAAAGCCTTGAGGGTTTTCCCGCCGGACGATTCTTACCGGCTGTGTCACTGGCCCTTTTGCTGACCGGCACGATCACCCAGGCCCGCCCCCGAGGAACACATGTCGTCAAAGAGAAGATCGGGCAACAGTATTACCTCAAAGCCTGCTCCGCCTGCCACGGTGCCGGCAAGCTCGGCGGCAATATGGCGACACAGGCGGAGTGGAAAGAACTCCTGGACCATCACGCCAAAGAGCTGATCGAGCTCCACGAGGGTGAAGAGAATACGACGGAGGTCATCAAATACCTCAAAAGCCCCCGATTCGGGAAAGAGCATGATCGTCTTTTGAAATTTCTGCAGGAGTTCGCCAATGATTCGGAGAGCATTCCTACCTGTTATTAG